One region of Candidatus Neomarinimicrobiota bacterium genomic DNA includes:
- a CDS encoding FkbM family methyltransferase, whose product MPRTVFGNIYGHPREGSTYAIFSALARNSYCICDVGAHIGVYTYLAACSSDPKKSSIFSFEPFGDLSAVIKRNVVLNDLQNVLVLDVAVGEKVGRADLYIPESEEYSSLEKEWVEEQRSRARFSVNVCSLDEYLGSDDLPVSDLVKIDVEQYESQVLKGMRKLILDHHPDIIIEFLGKSRRSGLIDKALADWDYNVYYITNEIQKMNADDGRYEHPFYNFLFTKRDVEDLDSIVPLNVSKQ is encoded by the coding sequence GTGCCGCGAACTGTGTTCGGGAATATCTATGGACACCCACGTGAAGGAAGTACTTATGCGATTTTTAGTGCCCTCGCCAGAAACAGTTATTGCATCTGTGACGTGGGTGCTCACATCGGGGTCTACACATACCTGGCTGCTTGCAGCAGCGATCCGAAAAAAAGTTCGATTTTCTCTTTCGAACCATTCGGAGACTTAAGCGCTGTTATCAAAAGAAACGTTGTCCTCAACGACCTGCAAAATGTTTTAGTTCTGGATGTTGCTGTAGGAGAAAAAGTGGGTCGTGCCGATCTATATATCCCAGAATCGGAGGAATACTCAAGCCTGGAAAAGGAATGGGTAGAGGAACAAAGAAGTCGCGCCCGTTTTTCTGTGAATGTTTGTTCACTGGATGAATATCTTGGCTCCGATGACCTCCCAGTGTCAGACCTTGTCAAGATAGATGTTGAACAATATGAATCCCAGGTACTGAAAGGAATGCGGAAACTCATTCTTGATCATCATCCCGATATTATCATCGAGTTCTTGGGAAAGAGCAGAAGGTCAGGCCTTATCGACAAAGCACTGGCTGACTGGGACTATAATGTTTACTACATCACAAACGAAATCCAGAAAATGAACGCTGACGATGGCCGCTATGAACATCCTTTCTACAATTTCTTATTCACAAAGCGCGACGTAGAGGACCTCGATTCAATTGTTCCACTCAACGTGTCTAAGCAGTGA
- a CDS encoding class I SAM-dependent methyltransferase gives MHTRSRYRLLPRFFRAGSIDTLDAGCGNGALGYAAYQLGNCVLGVTNDPGELERARDFFSAIGADSHRMSFENCDLYDLPQLGRKFDQIICSETLEHIKQDEDVIRNFYEILRPGGVLHLCCPFALHSIHNLGRFDEPEDGGHVRDGYTLESYQGLLVPAGFEIVDSTGLGSSVIVNLDRALRWARNRAGDVASLPLFLLGWPLQLLDTLNPDIPYSLYVQAVKPQ, from the coding sequence TTGCACACACGGTCTCGGTATCGTCTTCTTCCTCGTTTCTTTCGAGCAGGTTCAATCGACACACTTGATGCTGGATGCGGTAACGGTGCTTTGGGGTACGCTGCTTATCAGCTTGGAAACTGTGTCCTCGGTGTGACCAATGATCCCGGCGAGCTGGAAAGGGCTCGAGACTTCTTTTCAGCGATAGGTGCCGATTCACATCGAATGAGCTTTGAGAACTGCGATCTCTATGATCTGCCGCAACTGGGACGAAAATTCGATCAGATCATCTGCAGTGAGACACTGGAGCATATCAAGCAGGACGAAGATGTAATCCGAAATTTCTACGAGATTTTGCGACCCGGTGGTGTCCTGCACCTGTGCTGTCCTTTTGCCCTTCACTCAATCCACAATCTTGGCCGTTTCGACGAACCGGAAGATGGAGGTCATGTGCGTGATGGGTACACCCTTGAAAGCTATCAAGGGCTCCTGGTACCGGCAGGATTCGAAATCGTGGACAGCACAGGACTTGGGTCTTCCGTTATCGTCAATCTTGATCGTGCTTTACGGTGGGCCAGGAACAGGGCGGGAGATGTTGCGTCATTACCTCTATTCTTGCTTGGCTGGCCTTTGCAGCTTTTAGATACATTGAATCCCGATATACCGTACTCTCTCTATGTGCAGGCGGTCAAGCCGCAATAG